A genomic stretch from Desulfotignum balticum DSM 7044 includes:
- a CDS encoding tetratricopeptide repeat protein: MKQSLFCIFLLGVSICACAGAPKDDAKLAEAIQIQGEAFLMQGDYTAALTQLLEARKMHPKDPYILNSLGLAYMGKNRDDLAIPVFKTALALKPDYTEALNNLGAAHLRQKEWDLAIKAFKDVLEDLLYPTPQFPLSNLGRAYLEKQDYMQAETYFSQALDLSPGFVTAAHGLSVVFLETGRENDAVRFLTARLMEHPESALLHADLARAYEAKGWTNEARQSWQNVLHYAKKHSELKKTAAKRLSALN; this comes from the coding sequence ATGAAACAATCACTATTCTGCATTTTTCTGCTTGGTGTTTCCATCTGTGCCTGCGCCGGTGCACCTAAAGACGATGCCAAACTGGCGGAAGCCATCCAGATACAGGGAGAAGCGTTTCTGATGCAGGGAGATTATACGGCCGCCCTGACCCAGCTGCTGGAAGCCCGCAAAATGCATCCCAAAGACCCATATATATTGAACAGCCTGGGGCTGGCCTACATGGGGAAAAACAGGGATGACCTGGCCATTCCCGTTTTCAAGACAGCCCTGGCGCTGAAACCGGATTACACGGAAGCCCTGAACAATCTAGGTGCGGCCCATCTGCGACAAAAGGAATGGGACTTAGCCATCAAAGCATTTAAAGATGTGCTTGAAGATCTGCTGTATCCCACCCCTCAGTTTCCTCTGTCCAATCTGGGAAGGGCCTATCTGGAAAAACAGGATTACATGCAAGCTGAAACCTATTTTTCCCAGGCCCTGGATCTGTCTCCCGGATTTGTGACGGCGGCCCATGGACTGTCTGTGGTGTTTCTTGAAACCGGGCGGGAAAATGATGCCGTCCGGTTTTTAACGGCCCGGCTTATGGAGCATCCGGAATCCGCGCTTCTGCATGCGGACCTGGCCCGAGCCTATGAGGCAAAAGGATGGACAAATGAAGCCAGGCAGTCCTGGCAGAATGTACTGCATTATGCCAAAAAACATTCCGAATTAAAAAAAACCGCCGCCAAGCGTCTGTCTGCTTTGAATTAA
- a CDS encoding type IV pilus secretin PilQ — protein sequence MAFFQRDTMIERVLNRMLMLILVLVLGAGCTSLKSGTPEPTGTLIQNDTRSRVNYLHKVTMSTSDDQIAIHIKTEQKPTYTSIKQDFPLGVAVYLPDTVFSSDFVQPRTSAGPVAAIRSEYADPEKTTVRLDVLLNQDLAYEVLEEANGLQVVLNLPDSRINAASVSKPEINTSAQDTRLPQVSALSAEPSAARVTGIEFNPDETGYADIQVTTTESVPYDTAWKTDDQLDLILYNARIPERLQRPLLTRYTGTAVDSVTPYPRSVDDTDARIEIRIREKVPYQVVQDENRIFLRFDPVYPVSSAGDAFNPATLKQPAPVGLAAINTDPPGYSGEKIKLDFFDTDIKNVFRILRSVSGLNFAVDKDVQGKVTMTLEKPVPWDQVLDLVLKMNGLGKKMEGDVVRIATIQTLRQEEKDEQEAIDAQKKALEQKKSLEPLITEYIPISYSNAKTEIEPHITSLLTPDRGSISVDQRSNMVIVTDTREKVDQIQEMIYRLDTVTPQIMIEAKIVEVTKEFSRNIGIGWNLTNDPAISSGFVNDMNVSVNTPIGDGGMNGDFSFFRLFGASRLALNAKLAASEARGDVKIVSSPRILTLDNKEAKIKQGLEYPYQSITGTGDSATTETEFKEINLELIVTPHVTPDERISMQVFLTKNDIAGIATTGEPYLNTNEAKTELLVNDNDTVVIGGIVKTVKNNSDDGLPFLSGIPIIGNMLFGTNRKEDNRNELLIFLTPSIVQLEQKRNPARSSD from the coding sequence ATGGCTTTTTTTCAGCGTGACACCATGATTGAGCGGGTACTGAACCGGATGCTGATGCTGATACTGGTTCTGGTGCTCGGGGCCGGATGCACATCGTTGAAATCCGGGACACCGGAACCCACCGGGACCTTGATTCAAAATGACACCCGCAGCCGGGTCAATTATCTTCATAAAGTGACCATGTCAACGTCTGATGATCAGATTGCCATCCATATTAAAACCGAGCAAAAGCCGACCTATACCTCCATCAAACAGGATTTTCCCTTAGGCGTTGCCGTTTATCTGCCGGATACGGTATTTTCATCGGATTTTGTACAGCCCCGCACGTCTGCGGGCCCCGTGGCAGCCATCCGGTCTGAATACGCGGACCCGGAAAAAACGACCGTCAGACTCGACGTGCTACTGAATCAGGACCTGGCCTATGAGGTGCTGGAAGAAGCAAACGGGTTGCAGGTGGTGCTGAATCTTCCTGATTCCCGAATCAATGCGGCATCTGTATCGAAACCGGAAATAAACACATCCGCCCAGGATACGCGATTGCCGCAGGTGTCTGCCCTGTCAGCCGAACCATCCGCCGCCCGGGTGACCGGCATTGAATTCAACCCTGATGAAACCGGTTACGCAGACATACAGGTGACCACGACCGAGTCGGTGCCCTATGACACGGCCTGGAAAACAGATGATCAACTGGACCTGATTCTTTACAATGCCCGGATACCTGAGCGTTTGCAGCGTCCTTTGCTGACACGATACACCGGCACAGCGGTTGACAGTGTCACCCCGTATCCGAGATCGGTTGATGATACAGATGCAAGAATTGAAATCCGGATCCGGGAAAAAGTACCCTACCAGGTGGTCCAGGATGAAAATCGGATTTTTCTGCGATTTGATCCTGTTTATCCGGTGTCCTCAGCCGGAGATGCTTTTAATCCGGCTACCCTGAAGCAACCTGCTCCGGTCGGTCTGGCAGCGATTAACACAGATCCGCCCGGATATTCCGGAGAAAAGATCAAGCTGGATTTTTTTGACACGGACATTAAAAATGTGTTCCGGATACTTCGGAGTGTCAGTGGATTGAATTTTGCCGTGGACAAGGATGTCCAGGGGAAGGTCACCATGACCCTGGAAAAACCGGTTCCCTGGGACCAGGTGCTGGACCTGGTGTTGAAAATGAACGGACTGGGCAAAAAGATGGAAGGGGATGTGGTACGCATTGCCACCATTCAGACATTGAGGCAGGAAGAAAAAGATGAGCAGGAGGCCATTGATGCTCAGAAAAAAGCCCTGGAACAGAAAAAAAGCCTGGAACCTCTGATTACAGAATATATTCCCATCAGCTATTCCAATGCCAAAACAGAGATTGAACCGCATATCACCTCCCTGCTGACGCCGGATCGAGGCAGTATTTCCGTGGATCAGCGCAGCAACATGGTCATCGTGACCGATACCCGGGAGAAAGTGGATCAGATTCAGGAAATGATTTACCGTCTGGATACCGTGACTCCCCAGATCATGATTGAAGCCAAAATTGTGGAAGTCACCAAAGAATTTTCCAGGAATATCGGTATCGGCTGGAACCTGACCAATGATCCCGCGATCTCTTCCGGGTTTGTCAATGATATGAATGTGTCCGTGAATACCCCCATCGGCGATGGTGGGATGAACGGAGATTTTTCATTTTTCCGGCTGTTTGGTGCCTCTCGACTGGCATTGAACGCAAAGCTGGCAGCATCCGAGGCAAGAGGCGATGTAAAAATCGTATCTTCGCCACGCATATTGACACTTGATAACAAGGAAGCCAAGATTAAGCAGGGGTTAGAGTATCCCTATCAGTCAATAACAGGAACGGGTGATTCTGCAACGACGGAGACGGAATTCAAAGAAATTAATCTGGAATTGATCGTTACCCCCCATGTGACCCCGGATGAACGCATTTCCATGCAGGTCTTTTTGACAAAAAATGATATTGCCGGAATCGCCACTACGGGTGAACCTTACCTGAATACGAACGAAGCCAAGACGGAACTGCTGGTAAATGATAATGACACGGTGGTGATCGGAGGTATTGTCAAAACGGTCAAAAACAATAGTGACGACGGCCTTCCTTTTTTGTCCGGAATACCGATCATTGGTAATATGCTTTTTGGTACCAACCGGAAGGAAGATAATCGAAATGAACTGCTGATTTTCCTGACCCCGTCCATTGTTCAACTGGAACAAAAACGGAACCCCGCCCGCAGTTCAGATTAA
- a CDS encoding pilus assembly protein PilP yields the protein MEFLFLSQIRLVAVVIGENKKIAMVEEATGKGYEVRIGTYMGKNGGQVVDIQSDRIVVKELVADFKGIVTERFQELKLHKPDNGE from the coding sequence ATTGAATTTCTATTCCTAAGTCAGATCAGGCTGGTGGCAGTGGTGATCGGAGAAAACAAAAAAATCGCCATGGTGGAAGAAGCCACCGGAAAAGGCTATGAAGTCAGAATCGGGACCTATATGGGAAAAAATGGGGGACAGGTGGTGGATATTCAATCGGACCGCATTGTTGTGAAAGAATTGGTGGCGGATTTCAAAGGGATTGTGACCGAGCGTTTTCAGGAATTGAAACTACATAAACCAGACAATGGGGAATAA